The sequence below is a genomic window from Dyadobacter sp. CECT 9275.
TTTTCATCAGCCACCCGGCCAGAAATGTTCAGATCCAGATGTGCCTCGGTATTGTCCTTTATTACCGTTTTCGGCTGAATCTGTTTCGGAGCGGGTGTCATTACTCTGGCACCCTGCTTGAGCATAATCTGCCCTCTTACCGACTGATATTCAATGTTCAGGGGCGTTAGCAACTGATCCAGAACAGTCGCCAGTGACTGAGCTTCTGCATGGAGACTGATCACCTCTTTCACCGGAATAATGCTCCGGCTGTAAGCAAACCTGACCTTGGTTTGTTCCTCGAGTACATGAAGCGCTTCGTGCAGCGTCACATTTTTAAGGTGCACGGTAACCGGGCGTTTCAGAAGATCCTGGGCATCAGAATTTCGGGCACTTGCAATGGCCGTAAACAATCCGGCAATCAGTAGCTGTAATAGCGATAATCGCATAATATAGTACGCTGTCTTGCTTTTTCGTAAAAAAAACATAAATTTTGGGATTAATTAAGTGGACAATAAAATGCTCTTCTCACCTGAAAGTGATAAAGTTAGGACATGCTTCATTTGATGCCGGAAGTGCTGCAATCACTTCCGGTTTTTCACAAGCAGTACAAAAATTCTCCTGGTTGTCTGGTCATATTAGAAAGATTTGGGATTGATAAAATATGCTGTGGATGATGGGTTTACGCGTTGATATTAGTTAAATAGCACTTTCGCAGCCTTCGCCTTTGATCAGGATGTTGTTACCATCCATTTCGTAGGAGGCGTTCAGCATTTGGGTAAGTGTTTCTAAAATCTCCGGCAAGCGATTGTTTTCGAAAGTCGCCTTCACCAGACAGTTATTCAGCTTGTTGTTATCCAGCCGTATCTGAACTCCGAACCTCGATTGTAGCCTTTGGGCAACTTCTCCTAGTTTCTCATCCTCAAATGTAAGTGAGGCTGGCTGCCAGGTTTCCACCCGTTCTGCCACAGGTACTAAGGTACTTGCGCTCAGTGTACCGGTAGCTACCTCAAAAACGGCCTGCTGACTGGGGAGCAGTACTACCTGTTTTTTCGAAGTATTGTTATCAGGTGCTGATACATTTACCTTTCCGGAAACAACCGCTACCACATAACGCTGCGTTGCAGGATCGGCCTTTACATTAAAGCTGGTACCCAGCACTTTAACTACAACCGCCTGGGTTTTAACAAGAAAAGGATGAAGCGGATCTTTGGTAACGTCAAAAAATGCCTCCCCCTCTATCCGCACCTCGCGGGTTTCCACAAGCGTGAAAGTCTGTGCATTGTAATAAAGTGTTGCCTGAGGATTGAGCCACACCGAACTACCGTCGGGCAAATGGTGCCGGACTATTTTTTTAGTACCATTCCGGATCGTAGTCTCCTGAACACCAGAAATTAAAGTCCCCCGCATCTGGCTGCCGGAGAGATAAAAATAGGTTAAAAGCCCGCTTAACATCAGAATGACAGCGGCCGCAGCATAACGAAGCGTTCTGGAAGTAATCGAAAGCCCGTTGGCTCGCGGCAGGAGCCTGACTTCACCGTCTGCCTGAACAGTGATCATATTTTGAACTTTCTTAAAATGTTCCTGCTGATTAAAAAGCTGGGAAGCATGATCAGCATCCGCCTTATGAATCCCCGCATACCATCTCTCCACCAACAAAATTTCGTCCTCCGTACAGGTACCGCTCAGATAACGCTCAAGAAGTTCGGGAGAAATAAAGTTTTGGTTCATATAAATTCTTTAAATTGTTATTTAGCCCATTGGTCCTTCTATAAATAAGACGTTCAACCAAACAACAACCCTGGCGGAATTTCAAAAAAATATTTACTTTTAGATTTGAAGCGGATGTTATTTAAAAGTTTAGGATGGATTTTACATACCATGACAAGGACGATTTGCAACTGTGGCAGCTGATCAGTACTCAATCAGATGCAGGCGCTTTTGCGGAAGTTCACAGGCGCTTTTCAACCTCCCTGTTTGCACTGGCATACCGGAAAACAGGGGATGAAACTGTTGCTGAGGACCTTGTACAGGATCTTTTCGTGGCGTTGTGGACTGGCCGGGATACCATTCATCCGGAGAAAGCCTTGAACAGCTATCTCTTTTCAGCTCTCAAAAACCGGATTATTTCCTATTACAGAAAACAGCTGCACCGGGATTCGGTTTCGCTGAGCGTGCTGCAGCCCGAAACGCTTGTATCCTATTCTGCCAATGCGGTGGAAGAGTATATTAATTTCAGGCAGGCCAACGAGAGCTACCAGGTTCAGCTTCAGAACCTGCCAGAGAAAACCAGAGAGGTATTCGAATTAAGCCGCAGCGGACTCACCAATAAAGAAATCGGAGGGCTTTTGGGCCTGGCCGAAAAAACGATCGAATTTCACATCAGCAAATCCCTGAAGCTGCTTCGTATGGGTATGGGCTATTCCTCCTATCTTCTCCTGGTATGGTTTTCAAAATAGCAACCTGGGCAGACCACTACTAAGCAGCGATCGTATGGGGAGGATAACCAAAGTGATTTTTAAAGGCGCTGGAAAAATGTGATAGGTTTTCAAAACCAACTTCGAGGTATACGTCGACGGGTGTCTATTTAATCGCCAGGCCGATCAGCTCTGCCACATTTTTGACATTTGCCTTCTTCATGATACTCGACCTTTGGTTTGCTACGGTGTTGGCGCTGATATCCAGGTATTCGGCTATTTCCCTGCTACTCATTCCCTCCGTCAAACATTTTAACACCTGCTGCTCCCTGGGCGTAATAATTTTCCAGATGGAAGGCTTAGATCCATCCTCTGCTGATTTTACCTCCGGCAAGTTAGCCCCCTTTTTCAGCAGGTTTTTAATAATGACAGAAGATGCCGCTGGTGGATAGTACAAATCTCCCTTCACTACGCTTCTCACGGCGTGCAGAATATCTTCTCTCCGGGCATCCTTTAAAAGATACCCCGCAGCTCCAAACCTTACCGCTGATAATATATAATCCGGATTGTTATGCATGCTGAAGACGAGCATACGAACCCGGGGATAAACCGGTGTAAGCTGCCGGATGACCTCAAGCCCCGACATACGCGGCATCGTTAAATCCAGCAAAACCACCTGCGGATGCACTTTTTCAATCATAACCGCTACCTCATCGCCATCCGAAGCCTCTCCGACAATGAGGATATCAGGTTCGTCCTGCAGGAGTGTGATAATACCCTGCCTCACAACCGAGTGATCGTCAACCACCAATATACGAATAGGTACCATCAGGCTCTCAGTTCAGTTTTAGTTTAATAATCAGTCGGGTGCCTCCGTTCAGTTCAGACTCTATCTCCAGATCGCCGTTTAACAGTTCGGTACGGGTTCTGATGTTTTCGATTCCGTTCTGCGACAGGAAGGAATGTTTCTGATCCTTCAGATTCCCGATTATAAATCCTTTCCCGTCATCCTGAACCACCAGAATAATCTTGCTTTCCCGCCTGATCAGCTGGATCACGATATGGCTTGCCTCTGCATGTTTGACAGCATTATTCAAGGCTTCCTGCGCTATCCGGTACAGCCCTATTTCCATCGGCTGAGGCATCGTAATCCGTTCTGTGGTTCCTTCAAAGCTGACCTGCATGCCAGTTGAATCCGAGGTTTGCTCACATAACAATTTCAGGGCGGCGCTCAATCCGAAATCGCCCAGGACCGAAGGCATGAGGTTATAGGAAATCTGGCGGGTGGTCTGGATAATATCCTGGATGAGCTTTACGAGCTGTTCAAACCGTAACCGCTGCTTTTCATCCTCAAATGGCACCTGCATCAGCTTTTCCGCATGTAATTTAAGCCCCGTCAACATCTGCCCTATCCCGTCATGCAGCTCTCGGGCAAAACGTTTGCGCTCCTCCTCCTGCCCTTCTATCAGCGCCGCAGCCCTGATCCTGTCCTCGGCCAGTTGCAGTTCATATTTTTCGGCCTCAATTCTTACAATATCCTTTTGTGTTTTAACAAGCTCATTATTAGACGATTCCAGTTTTTTATTAGATTCAGCCAGTGCTCTTTCGGATTCGGTCACCAACCTTATGGCTCTTTTGGTGGTATTCACCACGGGCCTGAAGATCAGCAAGCCTTCCGCCAGCAGTACCAGTATGGTCATGATGTCCATGATCCATTCAATGGTTTCCAGATTTTTGAGCCTCGCATAACTTTCCTTGTCAAACTGAAATACTATTTCATTCATATTCGCAAGAAAAACCGGCTCCTTTTCCAGAATCAGTTTCAAAACGATCTGCTTTTCCGAAAGAGGCGACTTCGGATTACCAATCACCAGGAAGCTCTCATAGATCTGCTCAAAAACGGGATCAAGCCTTTTGAACATTTCATCCAGCGGCCTGCTTTTCCAGGTTACCACTTCGGTCCCTATTTTTAACCTCCGGCTTGCAAGCTGCTGATGGCTTTCTTTCCAGACATGCAACAGGGAGTCAAAACTAGCCGAATCGGCATGTGGGATACTTTCAATTGAAAGAATGGAAAGTTTGGTTAAACGCTGGCTCAGCATCCTTTGCCTACCCGCTACATTGACTACCCTTCCGTCGTAATTGAGGCTCATGATGGTTTTCCGGATCAGGAATAATCCTCCCAATGTCAGAAATGCGACCACCATTAATGCCACAACATAAAAACGCGTAAGACTTCCGGCTACGCGTTTATCCACATTTTCCATTGCTCGCTTTACAATCCAATATACACCTGATTTTCTTTAACCATCACCGGAAACGTATTAATCCGATACGAGTCATCATTAAGGCATTGTCCGCTTTGTAATGAAAATGTCTTTTTATGAAACGGACAAGCCACTTTTGGTTCACCATCCTGGCTGCCAATCATCCCCCGCGCCACCGCCATCTGCTGCCTGTGCGGACATTCATTATCTGTTGCGTACCACTCCCCTCTTCTGGCAAAGTTAAAGATAGCAATTTGTTTTCCTTCAATCAGTGCACATCCGCCGCCATCTTCGGGAATATCTTCTACATGACAAGCCCTGTGCCATACAATTCGGTCCTTGGTATTTTTTACTGGTTCCATTTTCAGATTGAGGCCTCGCCTCCTATTAAGTTAAGTAATGCTGCTTGATTTTAACTGCCCACAGTACTGTAGACTTTTAACTAAAAACTTAAAACTCACCTTTCTTAC
It includes:
- a CDS encoding FecR family protein — encoded protein: MNQNFISPELLERYLSGTCTEDEILLVERWYAGIHKADADHASQLFNQQEHFKKVQNMITVQADGEVRLLPRANGLSITSRTLRYAAAAVILMLSGLLTYFYLSGSQMRGTLISGVQETTIRNGTKKIVRHHLPDGSSVWLNPQATLYYNAQTFTLVETREVRIEGEAFFDVTKDPLHPFLVKTQAVVVKVLGTSFNVKADPATQRYVVAVVSGKVNVSAPDNNTSKKQVVLLPSQQAVFEVATGTLSASTLVPVAERVETWQPASLTFEDEKLGEVAQRLQSRFGVQIRLDNNKLNNCLVKATFENNRLPEILETLTQMLNASYEMDGNNILIKGEGCESAI
- a CDS encoding sigma-70 family RNA polymerase sigma factor codes for the protein MDFTYHDKDDLQLWQLISTQSDAGAFAEVHRRFSTSLFALAYRKTGDETVAEDLVQDLFVALWTGRDTIHPEKALNSYLFSALKNRIISYYRKQLHRDSVSLSVLQPETLVSYSANAVEEYINFRQANESYQVQLQNLPEKTREVFELSRSGLTNKEIGGLLGLAEKTIEFHISKSLKLLRMGMGYSSYLLLVWFSK
- a CDS encoding response regulator; protein product: MVPIRILVVDDHSVVRQGIITLLQDEPDILIVGEASDGDEVAVMIEKVHPQVVLLDLTMPRMSGLEVIRQLTPVYPRVRMLVFSMHNNPDYILSAVRFGAAGYLLKDARREDILHAVRSVVKGDLYYPPAASSVIIKNLLKKGANLPEVKSAEDGSKPSIWKIITPREQQVLKCLTEGMSSREIAEYLDISANTVANQRSSIMKKANVKNVAELIGLAIK
- a CDS encoding ATP-binding protein; its protein translation is MENVDKRVAGSLTRFYVVALMVVAFLTLGGLFLIRKTIMSLNYDGRVVNVAGRQRMLSQRLTKLSILSIESIPHADSASFDSLLHVWKESHQQLASRRLKIGTEVVTWKSRPLDEMFKRLDPVFEQIYESFLVIGNPKSPLSEKQIVLKLILEKEPVFLANMNEIVFQFDKESYARLKNLETIEWIMDIMTILVLLAEGLLIFRPVVNTTKRAIRLVTESERALAESNKKLESSNNELVKTQKDIVRIEAEKYELQLAEDRIRAAALIEGQEEERKRFARELHDGIGQMLTGLKLHAEKLMQVPFEDEKQRLRFEQLVKLIQDIIQTTRQISYNLMPSVLGDFGLSAALKLLCEQTSDSTGMQVSFEGTTERITMPQPMEIGLYRIAQEALNNAVKHAEASHIVIQLIRRESKIILVVQDDGKGFIIGNLKDQKHSFLSQNGIENIRTRTELLNGDLEIESELNGGTRLIIKLKLN
- the nirD gene encoding nitrite reductase small subunit NirD — encoded protein: MEPVKNTKDRIVWHRACHVEDIPEDGGGCALIEGKQIAIFNFARRGEWYATDNECPHRQQMAVARGMIGSQDGEPKVACPFHKKTFSLQSGQCLNDDSYRINTFPVMVKENQVYIGL